The DNA segment TTGACTCCAGATACATCCAGTGTGTGAAACCTCTCATAACACTGGCCCAAATCCCCAGGAGGCTCTGGGATACAGAAGAAAGAAGTGAGGTCTGGCCCTTACACAGTGGCCCTGGCAACAGATGGGGTGAGGGTCCCTGTGGATACTCCCACAGGGTCAGCTCCAAAAGTGAGTCCTGGAGGCTGAGGTAGGGTGGATGTTTGGTCCTCTGGGCTTGCACGAGGGGTTCAGACCACATGCGCAATGGGGTCAAGTTATGGGATCATAGGGTGGTTTAGGGTATGTTGGTGGTGTTGAGGATGAGAAGCACTTCTCACCCTGAGGAATCTGGTCATGTTTCCATGACCATCCACCTCCCACAGGTCACCCCAAGGGGTCTTTAAGGAGGCAGAACCTTCCCCATCCTGCTCCAGCAGAGCAAAGACAATGTGCAGGATCAGACCATGGAGGAAAATCTCAGGAAAGAGGGGCTGAGGAGCTGGGGAGGAGGACAGGGTGTCAGAGATTTCAGGACCCTTTCCTACCCGAGTCCAAGGGTCCTCTAGTGAATGAGTCCTGAGCTTCTGAGGCTTGGGCCACAGTGTGGTGAAGAGCTGAGAGTTGGGGATTGCTTGaccccatttgtgtgtgtgtgtgtgtgtgtgtgtgtgtgtgtgtgtgtgtgtgtgtgtgcgcgcgcacgcgcgtatgtatgcatatgggtatttgtgtgcatgtggaggccagagagaaaaCCTTAGGGGACATTTCTCAAGCACCATTCATCTTGGGGTTTtgtctgattttgttgttgttagggGTTTTGTTTGAGATGAGAGATCCCACTATATAGCCCAGATCAgattggaactcactatgtagaccaggatgtccTTGAGATCAGAGAGCACCACTTGTCtatgcctcctgggtgctggggttaGAAGTAtttgccactatgcctggccaaTCTTATTTTCCAACATTCATCAAATACAGTTGGACTGGTTGGCCTGTGAACTCACAGATTAACGGTTTCTGCCTTCCCAGCGCCGGAATTGcaagcgtgtgccaccacacccatccctccccaaccccacccccaccccgtgttCTGGGAATCAAGCTCAGTTTCTTGTAAGGCAAACACTTTTCCCCATTTAAGCTATCTTCCCTGCCACTGCTTGGCCCTTTAAGAGGGCAATTCCGCCCCACCCCCTCGAGTGACCCCGTTGCTCAGCAACAGGAGGCAGTTGGTGTATACAATGTTCCTGAGGCAACCAGGAGCCTTGCTTGGGACAGAGTGACCAGTACTGCTCCACTGATCGTGCCTGGACGATTGCCCAGTGACCCTCTCTTCATTCCGCCTCCCTGCCCAGCCAGGGAGTAAGCACCATGGCACAAGCCGAAGTGCTCCTGACCAAGGAGCCAGCCCCGCAGTCAATTGATGTCTGTGAGCTACCCCAAAAAAAATATGAAGTGGCTTGTAATACCGGTGCCTATACATCCGCCGGTCTGGCCACCGCTGGCTTCCGCACAGCCAAATACCTCATGGACGAGTGGTTTCAGAACTCTTATGCACGCTACCACCAGGCCTTTGCAGACCGGGACTACTCTGAGAGGCAGCGGCATGAAAGCAAGCAGCTGGCAGCCGAGACTGGGGAACTTGCCTATCGCACACAACTTGACTCCACACGAAGGGTGGGAGAGCGTCTGGAGGACATGCATTGCTGGAAGTCGGAGCTGCAGCGAGAGATAGACGAGCTGTCTTCCGAGACTGATCAGATGATGGCCCAGAAGCTTCGGCTACAACGCGCCTTGGATGCTTTGTCCGTGCCCTTCTCCATCGCTACTGACAACCTACAGTGCCGAGAACGCCGCCAGCACCCAGACCTTGTCCGGGACTATGTGGAGGTGGAGCTGCTGAAGGTGCGGCCAGTGGCTCAGGCGCAGAGTGGGAGGCAGACTTGGGCACTCAGTGGATAACACAGGACCCCAGGGTTCACACAGCACTATGCCCTTCTGCCCATGCAGGACCCCTGATCCTGATCCTTCAGACAGtggtgggttgttttttttttttccttcccacatccaaataattttctctcttttgggaTTCCTTCCAGTCCACACGATTTCAAAGATGTTAAGTCTGACCCTGAGGGGGTTTTTTGTTATGGTGGTGGTGGCTTTAGGGTTGGtttgtagtttgtttgttttccaagacagggtttctttgtgtagttctggctgtcctggaacttacactCTGTAGAgcaaagcaggcctcaaactaGGACATTCattcagctgcctctgcctcccaaggactgggattaaaTGTGCTACAGCCTTTGGGctgaggttgttttgttttgggctaAGCCAAAGGCTCTCCCTGTACCAGCATGCATGCCCCTTGCTTCTCTAGTGTACTTCAGGGTAGAAAGCCGGGCCAGCCAGTGCTGCAGGTATGGAGGTATGGAGGCCATGGCATCTGTCCTTGAGCCCCAGAGCCCCAGAGCCCCTCAGCCCCAGAGCCTCCTAGTATACACTtacaatcccagcattggggaaactgaggaaaggggaccacaagctccaggccagcctggactacatgtgagactcttaaacaaacaaacaaacaaacaaacaagcaagcaagcaaacaccaaaactcaaccaaaaccaaaacctacTACCTCCTCCTCCCTTCATTAGATACCTTTTCCCTCTAACCCCAGTACAGCTTGCTTTGGGGAGCCTTGAATGGTTATGGGGGTCACTCAGCCTAGTGACTCACAACTCAGAATTCCTCAGAGCAGGAGCCTCCTGTGGTGGGCAAAGATGAATGATGGGACTGGGGAATAAGTCACCCGGCTGAGGTCTCAGGGAACTCCTGCCCTACCTCCAGGCCTTGCCCACTGCTGGCAGTGGGtgcagagagggaagggggaccGAGGACACCAGACACTGGAGATCATGACCCATGTGGGCTTGCACATGAAAGAATTCCTAGCCCCCAGAAAATGTTGGGGTAAAAGGAAACTTAGAGTTTCCTACCTATTCTTGGTGGGAAGTGGGCAGCAGACAGAGGGCATCTGACGTCTTATGGGCTTGAGTTCCTCAGAGAGGCTCTAGGACCTGATCTAACTAAGGCCGAGACTCCTCAGTATACTGTGGGAGTGTTGAGGATGACCCCAGAGTCTAGACAGCTGTCTTAGGCGATCCAACAGCCAAaagacactcttttttttttttttttttttttttttcggagctggggaccgaacccagggccttgtgcttcctaggtaagcgctctaccactgagctaaatccccagcccccaaaagacACTCTTAGAGGAAACGACATGCTAAAACTTTCCCAGAATGAACCTCGCACATACTCCTTTTTCTGGGGTTGCGGGGAAATTAAGGCAAAAGTCAATGGTGGTGAGGCCCACACCTGGACTCCTGGTGAGTCCCTAAGTCCCTCCGCAGGCGGAGGGGAGGATTACTTAGAGGGGACCTGTCTCATCTCCAGGAAACTGAACTCATCAGGAACATCCAGGAACTCCTGAAGAGGACGATGGGACAAGCTGTGGGCCAGATACGGTGGGTCACAGCAGCCCCTGAGGGACCTGAGGGGTGGACATACCTGAACTCTGTCCTCAAGGCTGGTCTGAGGTGGGAGGCAAGACAGGTTAGGGTACCTGACGCTGTGACTGAGAGGTCAGAAGGCTTTGGATCTTAGCCAGAGGAATGCAGGCATTGCTCGGCTGGGCATATACAACTGTTCCCACTTTTGTTCTGGAACCTGGGCCCCGCTGGCCCTGGAAGGCTGTCTGAGCGCAAACTGGCGCCCCCCTGAGGCTGATATGGGGCTTGCCTGCTTTCCAGTTCTCCCTGACACATAGCCCTGAATCTCCTCTCTTCCCTAGGCTGAACCGGGAACATAAGGAGAACTGTGAGATAAACTGGTCAGACAAAGTAGAAGTCTACAACATTGACGATACCTGCGCCCGCTACACCAATGAGAGCACCCAGGTGCAGTTTTATCCGCATTCCAGCAAGTTCGAGGAGAGGTAGGCTTCTAGGCACTGTACTCTGTTTGCCCCTTCCACTCTCTTGGCTCTACTTCCAAAATCTGAGGAAGAAATGCCACACGAGGACCTGTCCCAGCTCTCCCGGAGAAGCTCTCTCTGATTGTGGGGTGGACTAACAGGAAAGCCTCTTAATCAAGTGCATGGCACCCACATTTCACCCAAGGCTGGTGACCTGCGGGTGCCCTGGAAAGCGTTTCTGCTcgcggccagcagagggcacgCAACCACCACTAGAGGCCTGGGAGAACCTCGGGATGTCTGTGGGAGGCGGGATACGGAGCACATTGGGGATCGCCGACATTGTCAGAGTCTCCGCGTGGCTACACCTGACCAGGCCTCAACCTTCACCCTCAGTGCCTCCACGCCTGAGACGTGGGGTAAGTTCACTCAGGACGTCCTGCTTCGAGCCGAGCGCGAACGGCTAGCCTCGGTTAACCTGCGGAAGTTAATTGACTGCATCCTGAGGGATACTGCCGAGGACCTGCGGTTGCAGTGCGACGCAGTAAACCTGGCTTTCTCAAACCGCTGCGAAGAGCTGAACGACGCACGCCAAAAGCTGCAGTACCACCTGCTAAAGGTGGGACTACAGGGCTCGCCCGCCTTTGGACACGCCCACCTGTTTGGGCACACCTAGGACACGCCTACCAGCGAGCCCGTCCCATGCTTAGGGGGTACCTACTCATATCTGTGCTCAACTCCTCCCCGCCCCTGGAACACCCACCATCCCCCACTCTAGCCATGCCCATCCCTCATCTAAGACTCGTTCCCTTAATCACAGGGACCAGGGTTGATAACCACTCTATACTCAGTAGCGACCTGGCTTCAAGGGTCCTTTTGTGACCAGTTCACCCAGAGTTTCTGGGAGTGGTCTGCTGGCACAGCAGGACTGTAGGAGCTGTGtgctgtgggggttgggaggaagaTACTGTGGGGCATAGTGTGGCTATGGGGCCCCTGCTTCTAAGCTCCCAGCATTAGAGAGCAAACAGACTGCCCTGACTCATGAGACCCCCTGAGAGCATTCTACAGGGTTGTAACCACCCTGGTCACAGACCAAGGACTTGGTGTCTCTAGTCAAAGCTAGGAGATGAGGGACCAACCCGTTTAGCCCTTCCCACATGCTGGGTTAGGATAGGCAGTTTTCCTGTTTGCTCCAGGCTTGAGTCAGCCTCAGGCTCACACACTGCCCTTACAGATCCTGAGTGAGATCACGGACCAGGAACACCAGATTGCAGCCTTGAAGCAGGCCATCAAGGACAAGGAGGCCCCTCTGCGTGTGGCCCAAACTCGACTTTACCAGAGGTCACACCGGCCCAATGTGGAGTTGTGCCGGGACAATGCCCAGTTCAGGTACTGCTTGCTGTTTGAGCAGCCCCGAGTGGCTGGAGTCATCCCCTAGGAGCATTTGAGGCCACAATGAACCCCTCCCACCGGGTCAGTCCTACATACAAGCAGACACAGGGCTTGTGGGAAAGACTCTGGAGGGGTTTTGAGTATCAGGAACAACACAGGGTCCTGTGACACTCTGGAATGATTTGCCTTCCTGGAAGGAGCCAAAAGCCTAGAAACCTAGATTCCAGAGACCACAGGGCAGGGAGGCCAGGCTGGACTACCACCCACTCCTGTAACTCTGATGTAATCCTGTGCTCTATGTACCTCCTACAGGCATGATGTAGTATGCCTTTTACTTTTCTGATCTATCCAGTTTCAATATATCCAGACCCTTCTAAGAATAAGCgcctgtcttcttcctccttcctcgaCTGTAATTTTGTTCTAGAAATCAAAGCTTCAAGGGTTAGCTCCTATTCAGGATGCCATTGCTTATTTTCACCACAAGGTGGCAGTGTTTCAAGACTCCCTTTCCCTGCTCCAGAGCAGCTGAGGGAGGCCCCCTTTGGGTTGGAAACGAGGGTCTTTTTGATCCCTGCCAGttcccaggatttttttttttgttgcaacACTAGCCACTTTGGTGGAGTCTGTGCAAGCCTGCTAGGGTCCTCTGTAGCGTCACTGCCCTTTCCTTGGTCTCTCCCCTAGCTTACCAAGTCCTTCCCCCTGCAGGTTGATGAGCGAGGTGGAGGAGCTGAACATGTCCCTCAAAGTGCTAAAGGAGAAGCTTCAGGATGCAGAGCAGGCACTGCGGAACCTGGAGGACTCACGCATGAGTCTAGAGAAGGACATCGCAGTCAAGACCAACAGCCTTTTCATCGACCGCCAGAAGTGTATGACCCACCGCAACCGCTACCCCTCGGTCCTCCAGCTGGCTGGCTACCAGTGACTGGGGCTGGCACCCGGCCTCACTGTCTCGTTCAAATAAAGAGCGCTTTAGTTTTCCACCTAGAGTGGCGTGgtgcaggtgggggtggggcaggtggCTGTCCGTTCGGACAGGTATTTCAGAACTCTTACACAGCCAGACTTTGTCCACGAGTCTACCATCCTCCATACTTCAGGGGACATCGTCAGCCTAGGTGAGGCCAGATACTCCCCCACAGCCCCTCTTAGAGACCCACCAAACTGCTGGTTTCTCCTATCGTCACCAGCAGTTCAAAGGACTTGTGTATCTCTTAGGGATAGtgcactgttctctctctctctctctctctctctctctctctctctctctctctctgtctctgtctctgtctctgtctctctcatctccTAGGCCTGAGGCTCAGCTCATATCCCTTTGATTAGTCTATTTGCTCCACACAATGGCCCTCCTGCAGTCAGCTCCACTCAGAGAAATTATCCAGCCCCCATCTCGGCACCTCTCACTGCCCAGTGCTCCTAGGGTGGAGCCCGGAGGTCAGTTTAAACCCCATGACTGGGGGTCAGGAGTAGGGGTACTGATTTCTTATCCTGGAGTgtaggggggagggaagaggagttACACGCCACCACCACAAGCTacccacacatagacagacacctGACTCCATTCTGGCCCCTGCTCTCCACATCCGATGATACCTGCTCCGGGGGAAATTGCTACATTGTCCGCATGCTCCCGGTGGATCAACATCTGGAGAGGAGGTTTTGCAGACATCAGAGTGTTCCTGGAAATCAAAGCCTGGAGAGGGACATGGGACAGCTGCATGGGGGCAGTTGAGGACAGGCAGGGCTCGCTGGGTGTGGTAGCCTGGATTTCACGGCAGAGAACACTGCACTAGTCCCGGACCAGGGGAGAATGCAGCCATATTGGGCTGATGGGGCCAACTAGTTTCTCACCTACTCTGGAGTTCACCAGGACCTGGCTCCTTAATTCCCCGAAAACATTGACCTTGGTTCCCTCTGGGAGGATGTGTGTGCAATGGGGTTTTATCAGGGAGGGCTTCCAGAGGAGGTGCACGGTCCCTGAGAGAGAGGCCCAGTTCAGACAGAAAGTTCAGCCTATGACCACCAGCACCTCCCGCCCAGACAACCACCGTCTGGGCCTTGCTACGATAGCCTTTGTCCTTTCCCTTCAGCCCCTGCAGCCAGGGGTGGGAGATGCATCCCCTCAGCCCCCATTGCACTATTCAGAGGACACGTCACCACGGAAACCATGCCATTTGTCACAGTTGTTGGTCACCACAGCGACAGCCAGAAAGCTGCTCTTGCTCTTTGGGGTGCAGTTTAGAACGTGCCCTGGGTACTGACACCATAGGGCCCAACATCAGAATAGTTCACGGGTTCAGGGGTACATGACAGCGCACCCCAAAACCTTAGAGGTGGGAGGGtaggagcagaggctgaagggtaCCTGGGGGGTCCTGAGCTGGGGTTTGGTGGGTGGGGGCTACAGAACCCCGACTGCTTGCCTTGGAGTGGTATAGTAGGTTCTGGCCCAGGTCTGGGTAGAAGTGTTTTCTTGGCAGCCTAGGGGACAGTAGCCAGGAGCTCCCCTGCAGCAGTGGGTGACGGCAGCAAGGCCTCGCTGCTGTACCCACTTGTGTTCTCTCCaaaccttcccttcccccacctcagcAGCCACATGCCCCCGCCTCTCCCGGGAAAGTGGAAACCATCCAGGAAGAGAATCAATCTAGGAGCTTCCTGGGTGAGCCAACCTCTCAGTCTCCATGAAGGCCTTTCTGTTTGCTCCAGCCCATCAGCAGAGCAGACCTCCTCTGACTCCCCAAGGATGGTGGTCTAGCGGTGGGATGGTGCCCAGGCTCGGGCCCAGGGCAGCTGGGCACTCTTTTAAGTATGCCATGTGTCTAAGTGTTGCCCCACTGTGGTGGGTCCTGCTATTTTATAACTGGAGAAAGCAAAGCCAGGAGGGTCCCTGGCCACTCATGCTCACACTCCAAATAGCTAGAAAataccccccgcccccagcccctgTGACCTCAGACACCTGGCCCATGGCAGGTGAGCCTTGTCCCCAGGGTCTGATTTCTTCAGGCAAAGCTGGTGACCATAAGGTAATGAAGCTGCTGCAGACCCAGACCCAGCTCTGTAACTTCTTCTAGGAGAACCCCTCTGACTCCATGGCCCaggcggagagagagagactctagtCACTTCAGATAGGTGCAGGCACTGACGGACCAACGAGAGGGATCTGGCCAAGTCCAGCTTAGAGAGCCAGTGGATTAATTGGGTTATTTATGGGTGCCTGTGTACCATCTGGAGTTTCCTCGGGCATCGCATGGGCGACTGCACCACTAACGAGTCCTAGAGGCATGGGTGACTCACAGAAAACCTGAAGACACCCCCCCCAATACCACCCCAGCCAACCTCTACCTCTTCCAGAGGATGGAAGTGCTCTATGAGGATCGCTGAGACTTT comes from the Rattus norvegicus strain BN/NHsdMcwi chromosome 10, GRCr8, whole genome shotgun sequence genome and includes:
- the Tekt4 gene encoding tektin-4, which produces MAQAEVLLTKEPAPQSIDVCELPQKKYEVACNTGAYTSAGLATAGFRTAKYLMDEWFQNSYARYHQAFADRDYSERQRHESKQLAAETGELAYRTQLDSTRRVGERLEDMHCWKSELQREIDELSSETDQMMAQKLRLQRALDALSVPFSIATDNLQCRERRQHPDLVRDYVEVELLKETELIRNIQELLKRTMGQAVGQIRLNREHKENCEINWSDKVEVYNIDDTCARYTNESTQVQFYPHSSKFEESASTPETWGKFTQDVLLRAERERLASVNLRKLIDCILRDTAEDLRLQCDAVNLAFSNRCEELNDARQKLQYHLLKILSEITDQEHQIAALKQAIKDKEAPLRVAQTRLYQRSHRPNVELCRDNAQFRLMSEVEELNMSLKVLKEKLQDAEQALRNLEDSRMSLEKDIAVKTNSLFIDRQKCMTHRNRYPSVLQLAGYQ